The DNA region ACTATCTCTGAAGCCGTAGTCACCATCTTCTGAGGCCTTGATTTCAAGTATCACGCCACATAAAAGCCTTCTCCCTGCCTGAGAAAGACACACATGCTCATAACTCAACCGTCCACACCAGACAAAAACACACAGTTTTCAATGCAAGCTAACATAACATATTATTCTTCCTGCCAGAAACACTATCACCCCCCCTATCTACACCGTAATCTTTACCTCCTAGGACGCTTGCTGGGCCTAGCattcttttccctcttctTTTCAGCGATGACACGTGCCTTCCTGATGTCCGTAGCGTTCTTCAACTCCCGCTTCGAGCCTTCCCCATCCTTGAACTTGCCAATCCTCTTTTCCTTGGCTTCGGCCACCCGCTTCTTCCTCACATGATAATCATCACGGAATTTGTCAGCTTCCTTGGGGGCCTTTTCTTGCCTGTGCTTATACCTGGTGCCACCTTCCTGGTGGCCAGGACCGTTGGCAAGCCTGGCCAGGCCAGGCTTTTCCAATTCGCCAACACCAGGCAGGCGACCAATACGGTTGGACTTCTTCCACTTGTCGAATCTGCCGGATTGGAAGGACGCCGCGATCTTGACACCGGACTCACCACGGATCATCTTGACGCCCTTGGAGCCGTCGTCATCGTTGGCACGGGCGACGTATTTGCTGTGGCGCTTATCCCAGCGGAGTTTGGAGCGGGTAGGCAAGCCGAAGGCCTTGGCGCCGTCGTCGTTGGTGAGGTCCATGGCAGCGTCGCGGGCGGCGGTGACGAAATGAGACGAGTTGACACCACCGGAGTGGACGCCATAGGCCTTTTCTTCTGCCGCCGAAGTCGTGCGTGGCGTGTAGGACATAAAAATCTCGGGGTCTTGGAATGACGCTATAGGGTCACCAcccttttgcttcttgctTGACTTGGACGAAGTAACCGTGACTTCCATTTCAGAGTCCGAgtcgtcctcttcttgctcCGACTCCGACACATCCTCCTGCTTTGGGGGTTCATCGTCAGAATCCGAGTCAAATTCGCTGTCAGCCTTGGGTCCCTCGCCATCTGACATGTCAACATCAGAATCGTTTTCTCCCTTCGTGATCCTCCGTGGCGCGACCTTGGTTCTGAAGCTGCGCATCACCTCCGCCGCTCTGTTTCTGTGGGACTTTCCTTGGGGCCCAATTTCGAAGACTGTCTCCTGAGGCTTGAACAAGCTGATCTTGGAGAGGAGATTGTCACGAGCTTCCTCGGCATTGATCGCCTCCACGCCAAACAAGGGATGAAGTTGTGTCCAACCCTTTGAGTTGATGATCTCGCGAGCTCTCTTGGCACTGGAGCTGGAAGCCGAGTTTCTGGTCCTCATATAgagcttctcagccttgaGCGTAACACCCCTGAGCGCACTGATGTCGCCCTCTTCGTTCAGAACCTTGTTGACCCACTCAGTCTGGTTCTCGAGCTCCAATCTCTTCAACGCACCGAGCACAACATCCTGAGCAAATGAGGGGTCTTGTCCATCTTTACCCATAACCAGCCTCCGTCCGAGGAAGAGCTGAAGATCGATGAGATAGGGCAGATCAGACTCCCGTACAAGAGCATAAGCCCAACCGCGCTGGCCAGCACGAGCCGTACGACCGACACGATGGACGAAAACCTTGGGCTGTGGAGGAAAGTCGTAGTTGATGACATTGGCGAGAACTGGAATATCGATACCACGAGCCGCAACGTCTGTGACTACCAGAATATTCGTTCTTCCTCGTCTAAAGTCATCAACTTGGATCTTCCTAGCGGTTTGATCCAAAGAACCGTAAATGTAGGAAACAGCGAAGCCGGCATGACGAAGGAGATGTGCAATGTACTCGACGTGATGCTTGGTAGCCGTGAAGATGATTGTAGAGTGTGCTGTCGGCTTCTCCTTGAAACTGAGTCTGTCGCTGACACGCTTGCGCTTCCCCCGAGAGTTATTTGGATCAGCCTCGTCTTTTGGTGCTCCTTCTGGCGTTCCCATTGGCATCTTGATAATATCGTGAAGAATATGCAACAGAGcgccctccttctcaccacccttgACAGAAAAGAAGGCACTCTCCATATCGGGAGACACCTTGGTCTCAGCGTCCAATCTCACCAAGCTCGGCTCCTGTAAACCAGCTCTGGCAAACTCAACCAAGGAGGATGGCAGAGTAGCCGAAAATAGCAGAGTCtgtcttgatgatggcagcgCGTGAAGAATCTCGGTTAGCTGCTCGGCAAAACCCATTTCGAACAGGCGATCGGCTTCGTCGAAGACCACGTATTTGAtcgaggagaggttgaggttcATTTCAACCTTCAAATGCAGGAAACGACCAGGGGTAGCAATGACGATATCGGGGTTCGTGGCCATCTGGGCGAACTGCTCCTCCAGGCTGTCACCACCAACGAGGAGAATCGTCTTCAGATCTGTGCCGCGACCGAGTTCCTTCACAACCTTCAATGTCTGTAGCGCCAGTTCACGAGACGGGGAGAGAATCAAGGCTCTGGCGCCGACCTTGGGGCTGTGTCCCTTCAAACGCTCGATCATGGGGATGACGAAGGCGGCTGTCTTTCCTGAACCTGTGCGCGCCATACCCACAACATCTCTTCTTTCCAGGACCAGAGGGATTGTCTTCCTCTGAATTGGAGTCGGGACAGAAAAGCCCTTCTTTGTGATGGCTCGTAATAAATTCGCATTGAGGCCTTTGAGAACCACATGTTAGCCCCCGATCACCGTGGAACGTTTGATTTGCCAAGGAATACGTACCCATGGCCTggaaaccaccacccttcttTACCGACTTGCCCTGCACATTCGAGCTTTTCCTGTTGGACTTGCGCTGAGCGGTAGCAATGAAgtcttcatcgtcctcgGCATTCGAATCGCCATCGCCTGCTGTTAAGAGATCTCCGAAATCAAGATCGAAATCCGCCTCAGCACCAttcttgacaacctcaaaATCGCCATCACTCTCGTCGGCAAACAGGGACCCCGCAATATCGACCTCGTGCTCCGACGGAGTCGGGGACGCAGCGCGTCTCTTCATCGTAGGCGAATGGTATTATGCTGCACTAATTGAACGTAGGGTGGTCGGAGTTGAAAAAGGGAACTGGTAATTTGATATTCGGCGCTGACAGCAGTGAAAATAGAGCTCAAAgtggtggatggtgttgCTAGAGAGCTGTTGTAAATTTTCGGCATCACTGAGCCTGCTGTTACTGCGGCTGCTCAGCGAAATTTTAGTGGGGCCGATTCCTTATCGGTCCTTATCGGTTATCAATCGCTCGTCAACATTGGCGCATTGCGACCTGCATCAAACGAACCCTGTATGAGCGAGGTGTCGCACCTGCTGCTTCCTCCTTCCACACTTTTCTCCCATCCTCGTGCAGCTGAATTCGAACTTCCACCTttccctcaacaaccacccgcGTGAAACAAATTAATCCctcccacaaccacccaagatgtcaaccccaaaaccaacagaAAGCGCGGCGACACCAGCCGATCCCGCCCCAGTTGACACCCGCGATGCGCTTGAAGTCCTCGAGTCGGAAGCCAAGGAGTGGGACAAGGTATGCGATCGCAAACATCACccgccctcatcaccatcccatccctccctTCTCCAATCCCCATTCTCCCAACAATGGTACTAacaccccttctcccccaggACGCCGAAATCGACCGCATCCTCAAAGCCTTCCGCCTGAACGCCTACGCCGTCCTCGGCCTAAAACCCGGCGCCCCCGAATCCGACATCAAAAACCTCTATCGCAAGaaatccctcctcatccatccaGACAAGACCAAAAACCCCCTTGCCCCCGACGCCTTCGACCGTTTGAAAAAAGCGCAGACCGAGCTCATGGACGAGAAGCACCGCGCCCGACTCGACGAGGCCATCGCCGACGCTCGCATGCTCTTGATGCGGGAGATGAAGCTCACTGTTGACTCCGAAGAGCTCAAAACCCCagagtttgagaagaagTGGGATGAAAAGACGGTATTTGTGCTGGTGGAGAATGagcaaaggaggaggcggcagaTGAAGGCGCAGTtgcaggaggagggtagggagcagaggaagcaggaggaggagttggagcagaggaagaagaagaggcagcatgaggaggattgggagaAGACGAGGGATCAGAGGATTGATAGCTGGAGGCAGTTTcagaaggggaagaatggggagccggagaagaagaagaagaagttgaagCCGATTGGGTGagctgatgggggggttAGCAGCACAGATGAGATACGCAAGACTTCAGATGAGATGGAATAGAACGAACTGACGGGATGGGATAAGCATAACAGGGCATCATCTCGAACGAAGCAGCAGGGGTTTGAGCTTATGGAAGGGCATTCATGTCGTGAGTTACATTTCTGGGTGAAGGAGAGGTAGAGAGGACGTTGTTTGACCCCTGACCATATC from Podospora pseudopauciseta strain CBS 411.78 chromosome 6, whole genome shotgun sequence includes:
- the DBP10 gene encoding ATP-dependent RNA helicase dbp10 (COG:A; EggNog:ENOG503NVXB), producing the protein MKRRAASPTPSEHEVDIAGSLFADESDGDFEVVKNGAEADFDLDFGDLLTAGDGDSNAEDDEDFIATAQRKSNRKSSNVQGKSVKKGGGFQAMGLNANLLRAITKKGFSVPTPIQRKTIPLVLERRDVVGMARTGSGKTAAFVIPMIERLKGHSPKVGARALILSPSRELALQTLKVVKELGRGTDLKTILLVGGDSLEEQFAQMATNPDIVIATPGRFLHLKVEMNLNLSSIKYVVFDEADRLFEMGFAEQLTEILHALPSSRQTLLFSATLPSSLVEFARAGLQEPSLVRLDAETKVSPDMESAFFSVKGGEKEGALLHILHDIIKMPMGTPEGAPKDEADPNNSRGKRKRVSDRLSFKEKPTAHSTIIFTATKHHVEYIAHLLRHAGFAVSYIYGSLDQTARKIQVDDFRRGRTNILVVTDVAARGIDIPVLANVINYDFPPQPKVFVHRVGRTARAGQRGWAYALVRESDLPYLIDLQLFLGRRLVMGKDGQDPSFAQDVVLGALKRLELENQTEWVNKVLNEEGDISALRGVTLKAEKLYMRTRNSASSSSAKRAREIINSKGWTQLHPLFGVEAINAEEARDNLLSKISLFKPQETVFEIGPQGKSHRNRAAEVMRSFRTKVAPRRITKGENDSDVDMSDGEGPKADSEFDSDSDDEPPKQEDVSESEQEEDDSDSEMEVTVTSSKSSKKQKGGDPIASFQDPEIFMSYTPRTTSAAEEKAYGVHSGGVNSSHFVTAARDAAMDLTNDDGAKAFGLPTRSKLRWDKRHSKYVARANDDDGSKGVKMIRGESGVKIAASFQSGRFDKWKKSNRIGRLPGVGELEKPGLARLANGPGHQEGGTRYKHRQEKAPKEADKFRDDYHVRKKRVAEAKEKRIGKFKDGEGSKRELKNATDIRKARVIAEKKREKNARPSKRPRR
- the spf31 gene encoding DnaJ subfamily C member 8 (COG:O; EggNog:ENOG503NXU4); the encoded protein is MSTPKPTESAATPADPAPVDTRDALEVLESEAKEWDKDAEIDRILKAFRLNAYAVLGLKPGAPESDIKNLYRKKSLLIHPDKTKNPLAPDAFDRLKKAQTELMDEKHRARLDEAIADARMLLMREMKLTVDSEELKTPEFEKKWDEKTVFVLVENEQRRRRQMKAQLQEEGREQRKQEEELEQRKKKRQHEEDWEKTRDQRIDSWRQFQKGKNGEPEKKKKKLKPIG